The nucleotide sequence CTACGGGACCAGGGATGCTGCGCTCGCAGGTCTCGCGCTGCTGCTGAGTCACGCCCTCTTCAAGTCGGCGCTGTTCCTCGTGGTCGGCGTCATCGACCGACAACTGTCGACACGCGACCTGACCGAGCTCTCGGGGGTGGGTAGGCAGGCACCGGTCATGGCGACGTTCTCGATCATCGCCGTCGCGTCGATGATCGGCGTCATCCCCACGATCGGCTTCGTCGCGAAGGAGGGCGCGCTCGCCTCACTGCTGCACGAGGCCCTGGGCGGCGCGGTGTGGGGGATCGTCGCGCTGGTCGGCGTCGCCCTGGGCTCGGTATTGACCGCGGGGTACGGCATCCGCTTCCTGTGGGGCGCCTTCTCAACCAAGCGCGCGGCGAGCGGCGACCGTATGCCCGATACGGAATGGCCCGACCCGCCGATCGGATTCCTCGTCGCGCCGATCGTGCTCTCGGGCCTCACCGTCGTCGCAGGAGCCTTCGCGCCGTGGCTCGACAAGGTCTTCGCGCCCTATGCCGACCAGGCGCCGCCGTCGACTCCGGGCGTCGCTGCTCCCGAACACCCTGCGCACCTCGCGCTGTGGCACGGCCTCGAGCCGGCGCTGTGGATCTCGCTCGCCACGATCGCGATCGGCGTGCTCGTGTTCTGGCTGACGCCGAGCTGGCGTCCGGCGAGGCGCCTGCTGCCCTTCACCGCGGCGGAAGCGTACAACGGCACGCTGCGCGTGGTCGCGCGCCTCTCGGTGATCACCACGAGCCTCACGCAGCGCGGTTCGCTGCCGGTGTACGTCGGCACGATCTTCGTCGTGTTCGTCGCGGCCGAGGCGACTGCGCTGCTCGCGAGCGACGACTGGCAGGCGAAGCTCGACGCGTACCAGACGCCCACGCAGCTGCTCGTCGCTCCGATCATGATCGCCGCGGGGCTCATCGCGATCCGTGCGCGAAAGCGGTACACCGGCGTCGTGCTGGTGTCGGTCACGGGCGTCGGCATGGTGCTGCTCTTCGCGACCAGCGGCGCGCCCGATCTCGCGCTCACGCAGATCCTCGTCGAGACGGTCACGCTCGTCGCGTTCGCACTCGTCCTGCGGCGCATTCCGTCGCGCCTCGGCGAGCACAATGCCTCGGTGTGGCCCGTGGCCCGGGCTGTGCTGGGCGCGGCGGTCGGCATCACGATGGCCCTCGTGGCGATCGTCGCCACCAGTGCCCGTGTCGAGAAGCCGATCTCGGACTCCTTCCCCGACCTGGCGTACGAGCTCGGCCATGGCAAGAACGTCGTCAACGTCGCCCTCGTCGACCTGCGCGGCTGGGACACCATGGGCGAGCTGTCGGTGCTGATCCTCGCAGCGACGGGCGTGGCGTCCCTCGTGTTCGTCACCCACCGCGCCGACACGCTCTCCAGGGCGATCTCGTCACTGCCCACCGGTGCGATCCGCACGCGGCGTCCGCTGGTCGAGACCGCGGAGGGCGTGCGGCCGCGCGGCGCCGGCGGCGGCCGCATGGCGTGGCTCGTCGGCGGCCAGCGCGTGCGGCCCGAGAACCGCTCGATCATGCTCGAGGTGATCGTGCGGATCCTCTTCCACACGATCATCATCGTCTCGCTGTATCTGCTCTTCGCCGGCCACAACCTGCCGGGAGGAGGGTTCGCCGGCGGTCTCGTCGCGGGCATGGCCCTCGTCATGCGCTACATCGCGGGCGGCCGCTACGAGCTCGGCGCCGCCGCGCCCACCGACGCCGGACGACTGCTGGGCACGGGCATGTCGATCGCGGTCGCGTGTGCGATCGTGCCGGTGTTCCTCGGCGACCAGCCGCTCACGAGCTACTTCTGGGTGTGGGACGTGCCGCTGCTCGGACACGTCGAGTTCGTCACCTCGACGCTGTTCGACATCGGCGTGTACCTGGTCGTCATCGGCCTCGTGCTGGACGTGCTGCGCAGCCTCGGCGCCGAGGTCGACCGCCAGGCGCAGGAAGCACGCGAGCAGCAGGGGGTGATGGTCTCGTGAGCGTGTCGCTCGTCCTCATCGTCGTGATGGCCGTGCTCTTCGCGTGCGGGGTCTACGCCATGCTCGAGCGCAGCCTCACCCGTGTGCTCATCGGGTTCCTGCTCCTGGGCAACGCGACCAACCTGCTCCTCCTGATCGTGATGGGTCGCCCGGGCGTCGCACCGTTCTTCGGCGCGGCATCCGTCGACGAGATGTCGGATCCGCTCCCGCAGGCGCTCACGCTCACCGCCATCGTGATCACCTTCGCCGTCTCGGCGTTCCTTCTCGCCCTCATCTACCGCTCCTGGCAGCTCGGTCAGGCCGACACCGTCACCGACGACGAAGCCGATATCGAGGTGCGCTCTCGCGGGGCCGCCGACGAGGACACCATGGACGTGGAAACCGAGATCGAAGACGCTGACGACGATGCCACCACCGACTTCGTGGGCACCGCGACCGCGCCGATCATGATCCTCGGCGCGAAGGACATCGCGGGTGTGCGCGACGACGCGCCCGTCGATCGCCCCGACGGGCACGACGGCGCTGGTTCCCGTGACAGGGGCGACGGCGCATGATCGAGCTCGCTCCCGCCCTCGTCCCGCTGCTCGTGACGCTGCCCCTCCTCGGTGCCGCCGTCGCCCTCATCGCGGGTCGCCATCGCAAGACGCAGGTGGCGGTCTCGGTCGTGACGCTCACCGCCGTGACGGTGATAGCAGCGATCCTGCTCTACGTGGTCGACGCGGGCGACAAGCCGATCGCCGTGTCGGTCGGCGGCTGGCCGATCCCGTTCGGCATCGTGCTCTACGTGGACCGGCTCGCGGCGCTCCTCGTGGTCGTGTCGAGCATCGTGCTGCTCGCCGTCCTTCTCTTCTCCGTCGGACAGGGTGCGGCCGACGGCGACGACGACACCCCGGTCTCGATCTTCCACCCCTCGTACCTGATCCTCGGCGCCGGCATCTTCAACGCGTTCATCGCGGGCGACCTCTTCAACCTGTACGTCGGCTTCGAGATCCTGCTCGTCGCCTCATACGTGCTGATCACGCTCGGCTCGACCGAGTCGCGCATCCGCACCGGTGTGGTCTACATCGTCGTCTCGCTGGTGTCGTCGATCCTCTTCCTCGCGGCGATCGCCATGATCTACGGCGCGCTCGGCACCGTGAACATGGTGCAGATCTCCGAGCGCATGGGCGAGCTGCCGCAGGAGACGCAGCTCATCCTGCATCTCATGCTGCTGCTCGCGTTCAGTATCAAGGCCGCCGTCTTCCCGCTGTCGTTCTGGCTGCCCGACTCGTACCCGACCGCGCCCGCCCCGGTCACCGCGGTCTTCGCGGGCCTGCTGACCAAGGTCGGCGTCTACGCGATCATCCGCACCGAGACCGAGCTGTTCCTCGACAACGACGTGAACCAGCTGCTCATGTGGGTGGCGCTCGCGACCATGATCGTCGGAGTGCTCGGCGCGGTGGCCCAGGCGGAGCTCAAACGAATCCTGTCGTTCACGCTCGTGAGCCACATCGGCTACATGATCTTCGGGCTCGCGATCGCGACGCCCGCAGCCATCGGCGCGACGATCTACTACATGGTCCACCACATCGTGGTGCAGACGACGCTGTTCCTCGCGGTCGGCCTCGTCGAGCGTCGCGCGGGATCGACGTCGATACTCCGGGTCAAGGGCCTGATGAAGGCGGCGCCTGTCATCGCGGTCCTGTACTTCATCCCCGCGGTCAACCTGGGCGGCCTGCCGCCGTTCTCCGGCTTCATCGGCAAGTTCGCGCTGTTCGACGCCGCCGCGCAGGTCGGCACGCCGATCATGATGGTGCTGATGGTGGGCGGCATCCTGACCAGCCTCCTCACGTTGTATGCGCTCATGCGGGCGTGGAACCTCTCCTTCTGGCGAGAGGACGAGGATTCGGCCGAGACCGAGGCGCGTATCTCCTACCTCGGCTCGGCGCCCGCCGCCGGTGTCGAGACCGAGCGCCGCGTCATCCCGAAGATCATGACCGCCGCGACCACCGGAATGGTCGCGATCACCGTTGCCCTCACGATCTTCGCCGGGCCGCTCTATGACGTGTGCACGCGCATCGGCGAGGCGCTGCTGCAGCCGGTGTCGCTGACCCAGCTCGAAGACGACGCCGCGGGAACGGAGAAGACCCCGTGAGCCCCGACCTGCCTCAGGGCCGGCTCCGCCGCGGGTTCGTGACCGCGTGGCGGCAGCTGCCGTTCTTCGTATGGCTCATCGCCCTGTGGATGCTGCTGTGGGGCCAGTTCACGTGGCTCGCGTTCGTCACGGGGCTTGTCGCCGCCCTCGTCGTCACGCGCATCTTCCGGCTGCCGCCCGTCGAGCTGTCGGGCCGCGTGAACATCTGGTGGGGACTCGTGTTCGTCGTGGAGTTCCTGGTGGCCGTGGTCCTCGGCTCGCTGACGGTGGCGTGGCAGGTGCTCGACTTCCGCCGGCAGCCCGGGTCCGCGATCATCGCCGCGCAGCTCGTCACCGACGACGACCTCATCATGACCCACGTCGGTGTGACGTGCTCGCTCATCCCCGGTTCGCTGATCGTCGACACCGACCGCGACCGTCGTATCCTGTACCTCCACGTCATCGGCGTGCGCGACGACGCCGACGTCGAGAAGCAGCGCGCGAGCGTGCATCACTGGGAGGAGCGCATCGTGAGAGCGGTCGGCTCGCGCGCCCAGCTCCAGGCGATGAGGGATGCCGCCCCCCATGGCTCCCTGGCCCGAGGGGGTTCCCGATGAACGTGCTGCTGCTGGCGATCTACGTGATCTTCGCGGTCGCGGCGCTGCTCACGTTGTGGCGCATCGTCATCGGGCCCTCGATCCTCGACCGGGCCGTAGCATCCGATGTCCTGCTCACCCTGGTGATGTGCGTGCTCGGCGCGGAGATGGCCATCAACCACCACACCCGCACGCTGCCGGTGCTGCTGATCATCGCGGCTGTCGGGGTGTTCGGGTCGATCTCGATCGCGCGATTCGTCGCGAGAAGGGACCAGGACCGCTGATGGCCGCCATGCTCGACCTCGCCGCCGTGATCCTGATCCTGATCGGCGCGCTCCTCTGCCTCACCGCCGCGATCGGCGTGCTGCGCTTTCGCGATGTGCCGACCCGCCTGCATGCCGCGACCAAGCCGCAGGTGCTCGGGATGATCCTCATCTGCCTCGCGATCGCGCTGTCGCTGCGGTCGTGGCCGGTGGTCGCGTTCCTCGTGCCGGTCGTGCTCGTCCAGCTCGCGACGGCGCCTCTCTCGGCGCACATGGTCGGCCGGCAGGCGTACCGCAACGGCACCATCGACGAGGCGGCGCTGCACGTCGACGAGCTCGCCGAGTCCAAGCGCACTCCGCCCGCCTCCGGCGGCTGACCCTGCCCAGGCAGTGCCCTCCTTCCGCTCGCGGTAGGCCTTGGCCTGGGCCGGCACCGAAGCGCGCTCTCGCTTCGAGACTGAAGAGCTGGGCGGGGTCTACGACGAGGCGTGGCCCCGGTGGTGCGCCGCCTTCATGGCCGATACCCTCGCCGAGGACGGCTACGTCATCGAGCGCGTCACCTGAGCGTCAGGGCGTGAGCACGAGGGTGTCGGTCGTGGCCGCCTCGACCGCGTCGGGCGTGTACGCCCAGGGGGTCAGCTCGACCTTCTGCCACGACTCCACCTGGTCGATGTAGTTCGTGTGGAAGGCGTGGCCGCTCTGGCCCGTGAGCTGGTTCCAGCGCGAATCGTCGAAATCGGACAGGTCGATGATCATGCGCATCGACGGAACGGTGACGGTCGAGAAGCTCTGGGTCAGGTCCCACCCCGTCGCGTTCACGACGGACGAGCCGCCGCCGACCGGGAACGGACCGCGGTTGAAGAGCCACTCGATGGCGGCGATGCCCGAGGTGCCGAAGCTGCCGTTCTCGAGCGGGAGGGCGTGCAGGCTGCCCCAGTTCCAGCGCGAAGCGTTGTCACCCTGGTCGTCGACGAGTCGCTCGTAGGCATCGATGGCGGAGCGCTTCAGCATGTCGGCCATGCCGTCGACGCCGAGCTCGTCGTTGGTCCACCAGGGCGAGGTCTCGTCCTCGAGCAGCGCGTCCATCACGAGGAACTGACGGCCCTGACCGCTCATCGGCGCCGAGCGCTCGCGCCCATCGACGAACACGTTCTCGGCGAGAGTGTCCCACAGCACGTTGGCGTACGCGGCCGCCGCGGAGTCCGCGTCGTTCTGAGCGTCCCACTCCCGCAGGAGGTCGAGCGCGGCATCCGTCTCGTCGTCGCCCGTGGTGACGTCGGCGTAGGCCGCCGTGAGGCGCATGCCGATGAAGGAGTAGTTGTCGGCCTGGACGGCGTTGAGGTCGTCCGCGGTGACCGGGCCCTTCGCGATCGCCCGCTCGATCAGTTCGGTGATGCGGGCTGCGCGCCAGCCGTAGTCCCAGTCGCGCGTGAGCGGATGGGTGTAGTCCTGTCCCGCGATGGCATTGTTCGCGGTGACGATGTACCCCTCGGTCGGGTTGTACGAGACCGGGAGCTCCTCGAACGGGATATAGCCCCGCCACGCATACGTCGAGTCCCACCCTGGCTGCGGCATCGAGCCGTCGCCGGCGCCGCGGATCGGCAGCCTGCCCGGCGTCTGGTAACCGATGTTGCCGTCCACGTCGGCGTAGATGAGGTTCTGCGCCGGCACGTCGAAGAGGGCCGCCGCGCCGCGGAAGTCGTCGAAGTCCTTGGCGGTGTTGAGGGCGAAGATCGCGGATGCCGTGGTTCCGGGCTGCAGTGCGGTCCAGCGCAGGCTCACCGCATCGTCGCCCTCGGGTGCGTCGGCCGGCGTCTCTGTCACGGTGCCGCCCGTCCCGACGGAGGGAGCCTCGGCGATCGACGTGAAGTCGCCGGTGAGGCCGGACACGATCGGGCCGTTGACCGTGGAACGGACTTCGAGCTCGACGTCGTCAGAACCCGCGACCTTGAACGTCTCGGTGTGCGTCTCGAGCGGCACCAACGCGCCGTCGTACCAGTACGAGTCGCCGTCCACCTTCTCGAGATAGAGGTCCGTGACGTCGGTGGTGAGGTTCGTGAAGCCCCACGCGATGCGCTCGTTGTGGCCGATCACGACGCCGGGAAGCCCCGAGAAGCCGAATCCGGCCACATCGAACGGGCACTCTTCAGTGACCGTCGAGCACTTCAGCTGGATCTGGTGCCACACGCTCGGCAGCGACGCGCCGAGGTGCGGGTCGTTGGCGAGAAGCGGCATTCCGGTGTCGGTGACGTTGCCCGACACCACCCATGAGTTCGATCCGATGCCCTCACCGGCGCCGCCGACCAGTTCGCCGACGGCTTCGATCACGCTGCCGACCTCCGTCCACTCGATCGACGAGGCGGTCGCATCCGTCTCAGGAGGGTCGGGAGCTGTGCCGAGCGCGGGCACCGCCGAGATCTTCGGCACGATGACCGGGTTCCGGTCGAACGGGTAGCCGGGGTAGAGCTGGTCGATCTCGGCCTCGGAGAAGTCCGGCGCCATGACCGCGCGCTCCGTCTCGCTCTCGATATTGCTGCGGAGGTCCCAGGCCATCGCCTTGAGCCACGCGACAGAGTCGGCCGGAGTCCACGGCTCGATCGCGTAGTCGGAGTTCTGCAGGCCCAGCACGGCGTACTCGAACGAGGCGTCGGGGCCCTGGTGGTCGGCGAGGTAGGCGTTCACGCCGTCGGCGTAGGCGTCGTAGTAGGCGCGCTCCGTGGCGTCGAGGGCGTCCACCTCCTGTTCGGCGATCTCATGCCAGCCGAGCGTGCGCAGGAACTTGTCGGTGCCGAGCTGCGACGCGCCGAACATCTCGGAGAGGCGCCCGCTCGTGACGTGCCGGCGGAAGTCCATCTCCCAGAACCGATCCTGCGCGTGCACGTAACCCTGGGCGAAGAAGAGGTCGTGCGACGAATCCGCGGTGAGCGTGGGGATGCCGAGCGCATCCCGCTGCACCGTCACGTCGGCCTCGAGCCCGGCCGCCTCCACCTCGCCGCTCAGCTGCGGGAACGAGCGCTGCGCGGTGTACGCGACGAAGCCGACCGCGATCAGGGCGAGCACCACGATCCCCGCGAGGATACTGAAGAGGGTGATCCCGATGATCCGCCCCACGGGCCGGCGATGGACGGTGTCGTCGACGGCATAGGGCGAGGGCTGGGGCTTCGTCATTGAAAGGGCTTTCAGGCGAGGGGGGATACGCGGTTCCGTACACCGCGATGTTCGGTGCCGCGTGCGGTCGGGTCGCAGCAGCACCAATCCGCATGCTAACCCCGAGCCGCGCCCCAGGCCGAATCACGCTGGGCCTTCATCGCCCGACCGGCCCCTCGGGGCGTGGGTCCCCCTGTGCCACTCCCGCTATCCGATCACGCTGGGCTGCAGGTCGCGCAGGGTGCGGAAGTGGGTCATGCGGGTGACCCCGATCGCGGCGATCACGCCTGCGCCGACGAGCCAGGCGAGCAGCACGGCGAGGTCGAGCCAGACGCGGTCGGCGCTGCCGCCGTACATGACCTGGCGCATCGCGTCGACGACGTAGCCCATCGGCAGTACGTGGTGCAGCGCCGCCAGCGGCGCAGGCAGCGTCTGCCACGGGAACGTCCCGCCCGCGGTCACGAGCTGCAGCACCATGAGCACGAGGCCGAGGAACTGCCCGACCGAGCCGAGCCAGACGTTGAGCGCGAGCACGATCGCGGCGTACGTGGCCGAGGCCAGCAGCAGGATGCCGAGTGTCGCGAGGGGGTGGGCGAATGAGAAGCCGAGCGCGAGCGACAGCACGCCGAACAGGCCCAGCATCTGCACGCCGCCGAGGAGGGCTGGGGTCGCCCATCCGGCCAGCGTGATGCGGATCGGCGAATGCAGCGCCGTGACCGCGCGCTTGGAGACCGGCTTGACGATGAGGAACAGTGCGTAGATGCCGATCCAACCCGCGAGGGCCGCAAAGAACGGGGCGAGTCCTGCGCCGTAGTTCTGCGCCTGCGTGAGCGACGAGCGCTCGACGTCGACCGGGGCCGCGAGGGTGTCGGCCTGTGCCTGACGGGTCTCGGAGTCGTACGAGGGCAGCTGGGCGGCACCCTCGGAGAGACCGTCGCGGAGCCGCGAGGCGCCGTCCTCGAGCTGCGTGAGGCCGCTGCCGAGCGTCGCCGCGCCATCGCGCAGCTCTGCCGCGCCGTCCGCGGCGGTCGCGGTTCCCGATGCGAGCGTGGCGGAGCCGGCGGCGACCGATGCCGCGCCCGCCGAGACCTGCTGGGCGCCGGAGTTCAGCCGGTCGATCTGGGCGACGGCGCCCTGCACGCGGCTGTCCACCGCGTCGAGGCCGTCGCCCACCGGATCCAGCGCGGCGAGCACATCGTCGATCTTCTCCTGGTCGAGTCCGGCTTCAGCGAGCTTCGCGGCGATATCGTCTCGCACCTCGGGCAGTGTCGAGATCGCGGACGCGGATGCTGCGCCGATCCGGTCCGCGATGGCGTCGAGCTGTGCGGTGCCGCCGGCCACTTGGGCCGCGCCGTCCGAGACCTGGGCGGCACCGTCGGAGAGCCGGGCGGCGCCGTCCCGCAGCTGGGCGGTTCCAGCCGCGAGCTGGGCAGCGCCGTCGGTCAGCTGCGACGCGCCGTCACCGGCCTGGGCGAGACCGCCGACCAGCTGAGAAGCGCCGGCGGCGGCATCCGTCAACTGCACACGGATCGTGTCGAGGGCGTCGAGCATCGTGAGCCCGGCCTCGGCCACGACCTTCTCGGTGATCGTCGCCTGGATGCGCTCGACCGCCTGCGTGCCGATGGTGGAGGCGAGGTAGTTGTTGGCGTCGCTGGTGTGCAGGATGATGTCGGCCGGGCGCGGGTCACCGGTCGTGATCGACGCGATCGCCGCGGTGAAGTCGGCGGGCAGCTCGACGGCGAAGTCGTAGCTGCCGTCGTCGAGACCCGCGTCGGCCTCCTCGGCGGTGGCCAGGTGCCAGTCGAACGTGCCGTCCTCGATGAGCTCTTGCGCGACCTCGTCGCCGAGATTGCGCGCGGTGCCGTTGAGCTCGGCGCCTGCGTCGGCGACGATGAGCGCCGCCGGGACCTGGTCGAGTTGCCCATACGGGTCGCGGTTCGCCCAGAGGTACAGGCCGCCGTAGAGGATCGGCACGACCATGAGCGCGATGAGGGCGATGAGCGACATACGGGTGGATCCGAGGCGCCGGAGCTCGGCGAGGATCATCTGGGGGACCTTCACGCCCCGCCACCCTTCGTGCGGGCGGTGAACCTGCGCACGTGGGGTCGACCGATGGTTCGGGGCGTCTTGACGGCGCGTTCCGACTCGCCCGCCCGCTCGATTCGCTGCGAGGCCTGCCCCGCGATCACGAGCACCGCGAAGCCGCGCCCGGCGAAGTCCTCGGCGACGGCCCACCAGGCGGCGGGCGCGCCACCGTGGCGGTCGGGGGAGACCAGCACGATCCCCTCGACGCCCTTGCGCAGCACCGCCAGTTCGCACAGCGCACGCACGCGGCCTGCGGGGTCGACGTTCGAGACGGGGACGGATGCCTCGTCCCCGAGACCCTGCTCCTCGAGCCAGCGTCGCACCGCGACGGGGTCGGAGCGGCGTCCGGCGAACATGAGCTCCTCACTGGTCACACCGGCGAGCGTGACGTTGGGCTCGGGTTCCGACACCTCGGGAGCGTCGACCAGGGCGACCCGGCGGCGGAGGGCCGAGGCATCCGTCCGCCCGTCCAGCTCCACGCGGCCCGTGTCGGGGCGCATGCGGCCGGAGGCGATGAGACCGAGCACCGTCGGCCGCTGCGCCGTCTCGGCGGCGACCAGTGTGGCGCGGCCGGACTCGAAGGAGGCCGAGGTCACCGGCAGCGCGTGCTCGCGCCGGCCCTTGCCGATCGCGTCGAGCACGACTCTCACGCGCTCGCCGCCTCGGGGCTCGCCAGGACCTCGGGATGCGCCCCGAGCAGCGCGTCAGCCTGCCGCCACGAGAGGCCGGCGATGCTGAGCACCGCGCGCACCGCGAGGTCGCGGGCGGCGGGAGACGAGGCGTCGATGCGGGTGATGACGGTGCGGGCGGTCTCTTCGATGAGGCGGGCGAGCGTCGGCGCGGCGACGTCGGTGCGGAGCACCTCGGCGTCCTGCCCGTCGCGCACGATGCGCACGACGGCGCGGCGGAGCGGCGCGAGGGCCGTCGCGGTCTCTTCGAGGTGCGCCTCGTCGAGGGCGATCGCCGCGAGCACCTGCACGTGCGCGGCCTCGTTCCAGAGGGCAGCGGCGAGGCGGGCGAGCGCTACCCGCGCGTCGGCATCGTCGATCGAGTCGGCCACCGCGTTGAACCGCGTCGCACCCTGCGCGACGAGCTCGCGCACCAGCGCATCGCGGTCGTCGAAGTGCCCGTAGAGCGCTCGGCGCGACAGGCCGGCCTGGCGGGCGATGGCATCGACGGACGCGCGGGGGTCGTGCGCGAGGGCGACATGAGCCGCGGCGAGGATGCCCGCGCGGTTCTCGAGAGCGTCGCGCCGCGGACGGCGCGCAGCATCGATCGGGGAGGTCATGCCTCCACGTTAGATAAGTTGCACAACAGTGTGCAACTTATCTCAGGAGTTCACGGCCGGGACCCAGGTTGCGACCGCGCCGCGGGCGTTTCGACTCGCAAGCTCGCTCAACGACCGGGAAAGGGCCGATTCAGTCGGTTCCCAGGTCGAACGCCGACGCCTCGTTCGCAGCATCCGTCGCCTCCGCGAGCTCCTCCTGCGCGGAGCTGAAGGGCGAGGCGTGCTCGGTGATCTCGCCGGCCTCGCCCTGCGAGAGGTGGCCGACGAGCTCGCCGGTCGCGCCGCCGATGAGACCCTTCGACGCGTAGTACTCGAGCCGCACGCGCGAGTCGGCGATGTCGAGGTTGCGCATCGTGAGCTGGCCGATGCGGTCGGTGGGACCGAACGCGGCGTCGCCGACGCGCTCCATGGAGAGCTTGTCGGGGTGGTACGACAGGCGCGGGGCGGTGGTATCGAGGATCGTGTAGTCCTCGCCGCGGCGCAGGCGCAGCGTGACCGAGCCGGTGATCGTCGACCCGACCCACTTCTGGATCGACTCGCGCAGCATGAGCGACTGCGGCTCGAGCCAGCGGCCCTCGTACATGAGGCGCCCGAGACGGCGGCCCTGTTCGTGGTACGTCGCGAGCGTGTCTTCGTTCAGGATGCCGTTGGCCAGGCGCTCGTAGGCCGTGAACAGCAGCGCCATGCCCGGTGCCTCGTAGATGCCGCGGGACTTCGCCTCGATGATGCGGTTCTCGATCTGGTCGCTCATGCCCAGGCCGTGGCGGCCTCCGATGCGGTTCGCCTCGAACACCAGTGCGACCGGGTCGGCGAACTCGATGCCGTTGAGGGCGACGGGGCGGCCGGCCTCGAACGAGACGGTGACGTCTTCGGTCTCGATCTCGACCGACGGGTCCCAGAAGCGCACGCCCATGATGGGCTCGACGGTCTCGAGCGACACGTCCAGGTGCTCGAGGGTCTTCGCCTCGTGCGTCGCGCCCCAGATGTTCGCGTCGGTCGAATACGCCTTCTCGACGGAGTCGCGGTAGGGGAAGCCGTGCTCGACGAGCCACTCGCTCATCTCTTTGCGCCCGCCGAGCTCGGTGACGAAGTCGGCGTCGAGCCACGGCTTGTAGATGCGCAGCGCCGGGTTCGCGAGCAGGCCGTAGCGGTAGAACCGCTCGATGTCGTTGCCCTTGTAGGTGGAGCCGTCGCCCCAGATGTCGACGCCGTCCTCCTTCATGGCGCGCACGAGGAGTGTGCCGGTGACGGCGCGGCCGATGGGCGTCGTGTTGAAGTAGGTGCGCCCGCCGGAGCGGATGTGGAATGCGCCGCACGCGAGGGCGCCGAAGCCCTCCTCGACAAGGGCGGGCTTGCAGTCCACCAGGCGCGAGACCTCGGCGCCGTACTCGAGCGCCCGGCTCGGGATCGCGTCGATGTCGTCCTCGTCGGGCTGGCCGAGGTCGCCGGTGTAGGTGCAGGGGATGGCGCCCTTGTCGCGCATCCA is from Microbacterium sp. LWH3-1.2 and encodes:
- a CDS encoding TetR/AcrR family transcriptional regulator, which translates into the protein MTSPIDAARRPRRDALENRAGILAAAHVALAHDPRASVDAIARQAGLSRRALYGHFDDRDALVRELVAQGATRFNAVADSIDDADARVALARLAAALWNEAAHVQVLAAIALDEAHLEETATALAPLRRAVVRIVRDGQDAEVLRTDVAAPTLARLIEETARTVITRIDASSPAARDLAVRAVLSIAGLSWRQADALLGAHPEVLASPEAASA
- a CDS encoding YhgE/Pip domain-containing protein, giving the protein MKVPQMILAELRRLGSTRMSLIALIALMVVPILYGGLYLWANRDPYGQLDQVPAALIVADAGAELNGTARNLGDEVAQELIEDGTFDWHLATAEEADAGLDDGSYDFAVELPADFTAAIASITTGDPRPADIILHTSDANNYLASTIGTQAVERIQATITEKVVAEAGLTMLDALDTIRVQLTDAAAGASQLVGGLAQAGDGASQLTDGAAQLAAGTAQLRDGAARLSDGAAQVSDGAAQVAGGTAQLDAIADRIGAASASAISTLPEVRDDIAAKLAEAGLDQEKIDDVLAALDPVGDGLDAVDSRVQGAVAQIDRLNSGAQQVSAGAASVAAGSATLASGTATAADGAAELRDGAATLGSGLTQLEDGASRLRDGLSEGAAQLPSYDSETRQAQADTLAAPVDVERSSLTQAQNYGAGLAPFFAALAGWIGIYALFLIVKPVSKRAVTALHSPIRITLAGWATPALLGGVQMLGLFGVLSLALGFSFAHPLATLGILLLASATYAAIVLALNVWLGSVGQFLGLVLMVLQLVTAGGTFPWQTLPAPLAALHHVLPMGYVVDAMRQVMYGGSADRVWLDLAVLLAWLVGAGVIAAIGVTRMTHFRTLRDLQPSVIG
- a CDS encoding penicillin acylase family protein, whose product is MTKPQPSPYAVDDTVHRRPVGRIIGITLFSILAGIVVLALIAVGFVAYTAQRSFPQLSGEVEAAGLEADVTVQRDALGIPTLTADSSHDLFFAQGYVHAQDRFWEMDFRRHVTSGRLSEMFGASQLGTDKFLRTLGWHEIAEQEVDALDATERAYYDAYADGVNAYLADHQGPDASFEYAVLGLQNSDYAIEPWTPADSVAWLKAMAWDLRSNIESETERAVMAPDFSEAEIDQLYPGYPFDRNPVIVPKISAVPALGTAPDPPETDATASSIEWTEVGSVIEAVGELVGGAGEGIGSNSWVVSGNVTDTGMPLLANDPHLGASLPSVWHQIQLKCSTVTEECPFDVAGFGFSGLPGVVIGHNERIAWGFTNLTTDVTDLYLEKVDGDSYWYDGALVPLETHTETFKVAGSDDVELEVRSTVNGPIVSGLTGDFTSIAEAPSVGTGGTVTETPADAPEGDDAVSLRWTALQPGTTASAIFALNTAKDFDDFRGAAALFDVPAQNLIYADVDGNIGYQTPGRLPIRGAGDGSMPQPGWDSTYAWRGYIPFEELPVSYNPTEGYIVTANNAIAGQDYTHPLTRDWDYGWRAARITELIERAIAKGPVTADDLNAVQADNYSFIGMRLTAAYADVTTGDDETDAALDLLREWDAQNDADSAAAAYANVLWDTLAENVFVDGRERSAPMSGQGRQFLVMDALLEDETSPWWTNDELGVDGMADMLKRSAIDAYERLVDDQGDNASRWNWGSLHALPLENGSFGTSGIAAIEWLFNRGPFPVGGGSSVVNATGWDLTQSFSTVTVPSMRMIIDLSDFDDSRWNQLTGQSGHAFHTNYIDQVESWQKVELTPWAYTPDAVEAATTDTLVLTP
- the argG gene encoding argininosuccinate synthase, which produces MSKVLQSLPVGERVGIAFSGGLDTSVAVAWMRDKGAIPCTYTGDLGQPDEDDIDAIPSRALEYGAEVSRLVDCKPALVEEGFGALACGAFHIRSGGRTYFNTTPIGRAVTGTLLVRAMKEDGVDIWGDGSTYKGNDIERFYRYGLLANPALRIYKPWLDADFVTELGGRKEMSEWLVEHGFPYRDSVEKAYSTDANIWGATHEAKTLEHLDVSLETVEPIMGVRFWDPSVEIETEDVTVSFEAGRPVALNGIEFADPVALVFEANRIGGRHGLGMSDQIENRIIEAKSRGIYEAPGMALLFTAYERLANGILNEDTLATYHEQGRRLGRLMYEGRWLEPQSLMLRESIQKWVGSTITGSVTLRLRRGEDYTILDTTAPRLSYHPDKLSMERVGDAAFGPTDRIGQLTMRNLDIADSRVRLEYYASKGLIGGATGELVGHLSQGEAGEITEHASPFSSAQEELAEATDAANEASAFDLGTD